A genome region from Erigeron canadensis isolate Cc75 chromosome 3, C_canadensis_v1, whole genome shotgun sequence includes the following:
- the LOC122593556 gene encoding probable cysteine desulfurase yields MVINKKSMENEVLLGDAILQRDIPGIDSGPDTKLRWLRSQIIGRVALVHTPFGIRKLTYADHTASGRCLQYIEEYIIQTVLPFYGNTHTSDSYVGYRTTKVVHDATEYVKKCLGGTQDDALFFCGSGTTAAIKKLQEVMGVAIPSILKEKVLKSCLRNEERWVVFVGPYEHHSNLLSWRQSLAEVIEIGLDKDGMIDMDDLKCQLQFYQGTGRPMLGSFSACSNVTGICSDTRSLSSLLHEFGAFACFDFAASGPYVEIDMRSGAIDGYDAIILSPHKFLGGPGSPRILLMNKILYQLKNAPPSTCGGGTVNYVNYFDEQDTLYINDIEEREDAGTPQIIQRVKVALAFQVKEYIGGRVIEEKENEYVGKALERLTRNKNIWVLGNTKVVRQAIISFLIHSTSSSPDAGNKVDEEIHISSETCYKRDKPLDGAFVAKLLNDLFGIQARGGCACAGPYGHHLLGIDKPLSLAIKSAIEMGD; encoded by the exons ATGGTCATTAACAAGAAGAGTATGGAAAATGAAGTATTGTTAGGCGATGCCATACTACAAAGAGACATTCCAGGCATTGATTCAGGTCCTGATACGAAATTGAGGTGGTTGCGCTCTCAAATAATAGGCCGTGTTGCTCTTGTCCACACTCCATTTGGAATACGTAAACTCACTTATGCTGATCATACAGCCTCAGGTCGTTGTCTTCAATACATTGAGGAATACATCATCCAAACTGTTCTTCCATTTTACG GAAACACTCACACAAGTGACAGCTACGTTGGCTATCGGACCACCAAAGTTGTACATGATGCAACTGAATATGTCAAGAAATGCTTAGGTGGAACTCAAGATGATGCACTTTTCTTTTGCGGGTCAGGCACCACTGCAGCTATAAAAAAGCTTCAGGAAGTCATGGGAGTTGCTATTCCATCGATACTCAAAGAGAAAGTATTAAAATCATGTTTACGAAATGAAGAAAGGTGGGTTGTTTTTGTTGGTCCATATGAGCACCACTCCAATCTCCTCTCTTGGAGGCAAAGCTTAGCAGAAGTAATAGAGATCGGTTTAGATAAAGATGGAATGATTGACATGGATGATTTAAAGTGCCAGCTGCAGTTTTATCAAGGCACGGGCCGCCCAATGCTTGGTTCTTTCTCTGCTTGTAGTAATGTCACAGGAATTTGTTCTGATACTCGTTCTCTATCTAGCCTGCTTCATGAGTTTGGAGCTTTTGCATGCTTTGATTTCGCAGCAAG TGGACCATATGTTGAGATTGACATGAGGTCAGGTGCTATTGATGGCTACGATGCCATAATCTTAAGTCCTCACAAGTTTCTTGGAGGGCCGGGATCACCAAGAATTCTTCTGATGAACAAGATCTTGTACCAGCTTAAAAATGCCCCCCCATCAACATGTGGAGGTGGTACCGTTAACTATGTTAATTACTTTGATGAACAG GACACCTTATACATCAATGATATTGAAGAAAGGGAAGACGCTGGGACGCCTCAAATCATCCAACGAGTGAAAGTAGCTTTAGCCTTTCAGGTTAAAGAATACATCGGAGGCAGAGTaattgaagagaaagaaaatgaatatGTAGGAAAGGCCTTAGAGAGACTGACCCGTAATAAGAACATATGGGTGTTGGGAAATACTAAAGTTGTGAGACAAGCAATCATATCTTTCCTCATTCACTCAACTTCATCCTCACCGGATGCCGGTAACAAAGTAGATGAGGAAATTCACATATCAAGTGAGACATGTTATAAAAGAGACAAGCCACTGGATGGGGCTTTTGTCGCTAAGCTCCTAAATGACCTCTTTGGTATTCAAGCTCGAGGAGGGTGTGCTTGTGCTGGACCTTACGGGCACCACTTGCTTGGTATCGATAAACCTCTCTCGCTAGCAATTAAATCTGCAATTGAAATG